From one Solanum stenotomum isolate F172 chromosome 12, ASM1918654v1, whole genome shotgun sequence genomic stretch:
- the LOC125847201 gene encoding mitogen-activated protein kinase kinase kinase 20-like produces MEENQAKFKWQRGRTLGKGSYGFVSLASTDTPSPMIPSLIAVKSCMLNRSQSLRNEREFLGMFEDCPQIIRCFGFNVTYEDDLYLYNLLLEFASAGSLADRINERGLPEFQVQKHTKNILLGLSLIHKKGIIHCDIKPQNILLTTDGADGMAEVAKIADFGLSINLEQNKKENMGYRGTKRYMAPEALIKEKYYPGVDIWSLGCTVYEMITGKPLWESSNSDQMLDRIKYKEPNIENPKLSTKAKDFLNNCLVRNPSARWSADMLLNHSFLKSVDNVQPPDMKKRLCDGMSLLRKKRTKTAFRTQPHIRDLVIQLDSDSKDGNSCLN; encoded by the coding sequence ATGGAGGAAAATCAAGCGAAATTTAAGTGGCAGAGAGGTAGAACATTGGGGAAAGGAAGCTATGGTTTTGTTTCATTGGCTTCTACTGATACCCCTTCTCCTATGATACCATCTCTCATTGCCGTTAAATCTTGTATGTTGAACCGCTCTCAGTCTCTTCGAAATGAAAGGGAATTCTTAGGAATGTTTGAGGATTGTCCTCAAATTATTCGATGTTTTGGATTTAATGTCACCTATGAAGATGACTTATATCTTTACAATTTGCTGCTCGAATTTGCCTCAGCTGGAAGCCTAGCTGATCGTATTAATGAACGAGGATTGCCTGAGTTTCAAGTCCAAAAGCACACAAAGAATATTCTTTTAGGGCTCAGTTTGATTCACAAAAAAGGGATCATTCATTGTGACATAAAGCCCCAAAATATTCTCCTTACTACTGATGGTGCTGATGGTATGGCCGAGGTGGCAAAGATAGCTGATTTCGGACTTTCCATAAATTTGGAGCAGAACAAGAAAGAGAACATGGGGTACAGAGGAACTAAAAGGTATATGGCACCTGAAGCTCTAATTAAGGAGAAGTACTACCCAGGAGTTGATATTTGGTCACTTGGATGCACTGTTTACGAGATGATCACTGGGAAACCCCTATGGGAATCATCCAATTCAGATCAGATGTTGGACCGAATTAAGTATAAGGAGCCAAATATTGAGAATCCCAAACTGTCTACTAAGGCAAAAGATTTCCTGAATAATTGTCTTGTCAGGAATCCAAGTGCGCGTTGGAGTGCAGACATGCTCTTGAATCACTCGTTTCTAAAATCAGTTGATAATGTCCAGCCTCCAGATATGAAGAAGAGGCTTTGTGATGGCATGTCCTTGTTACGCAAGAAACGCacaaagacagcattcaggacaCAGCCACACATTCGTGATTTGGTTATACAACTTGATTCAGATTCTAAAGACGGAAACTCGTGCCTAAATTAA